From Actinosynnema mirum DSM 43827, a single genomic window includes:
- a CDS encoding amidohydrolase — MILDVKLVRGRVVTLDPAGTCSDVVGVWRGRVVGVGDQVRDLPARRVVDLDGAVVLPGFVDAHTHLAWTGRAARMPDVSGCRTVTEVVALLAAHRTEARLEAAGYDHRLLDRPLTARDLDAVGGRVYLQDVSGHACVVDSGTLAELPAHALTDAERDAEGALTGFLAEGAQSAARALLLPYPLSNVIADVEAGAGQCLSEGVVLAAEAGVAGGLIGATPLEVAAYQQATLPIRVQLMVAADQLRPAAGHPSDNIDRAVQLGLRTGLGDDRLSIGALKVFTDGGMIARTAALTEPYEGTTNTGQLQDDPDRMRSWIQDGHRAGWQLAVHAIGDRAVDFALDALESALTDHPRPDHRHRIEHCGLVRPDQLGRIAALGVIPVVQPTFLWAYGDDYAKITGPRAPWMYRGRSFLDHNIPLAGSSDRPVADGNPLRAVQFLVERQSRTGQPIGPDEALTVEQALRAHTAGAAYACRRDHDLGTIEEGKLADFAILEDDPRAVAPTRIATIPLAATVVNGEFAHDPAGLT; from the coding sequence GTGATCCTTGACGTGAAGTTGGTGCGCGGACGGGTCGTGACGCTGGACCCCGCCGGGACCTGTTCGGACGTGGTGGGCGTGTGGCGCGGGCGCGTGGTCGGGGTGGGCGACCAGGTCCGCGACCTGCCCGCCAGGCGCGTGGTCGACCTGGACGGCGCGGTGGTGCTGCCGGGTTTCGTGGACGCCCACACCCACCTGGCGTGGACCGGCCGAGCGGCCCGGATGCCGGACGTTTCGGGATGCCGCACCGTCACCGAGGTCGTGGCCCTCCTGGCGGCCCACCGGACCGAGGCCAGGCTGGAGGCGGCCGGCTACGACCACCGTCTCCTGGACCGCCCGCTCACCGCGCGCGACCTGGACGCGGTGGGCGGGCGCGTCTACCTGCAGGACGTGTCGGGCCACGCCTGCGTGGTCGACTCCGGCACGCTGGCCGAGCTGCCCGCGCACGCCCTGACCGACGCCGAGCGCGACGCCGAGGGCGCCCTGACCGGGTTCCTCGCCGAGGGCGCCCAGAGCGCCGCCCGAGCCCTGCTGCTCCCGTACCCGCTGTCCAACGTGATCGCCGACGTGGAGGCGGGCGCCGGGCAGTGCCTGTCCGAGGGCGTGGTCCTGGCCGCGGAAGCAGGCGTGGCCGGCGGCCTGATCGGCGCCACTCCGCTGGAGGTGGCCGCCTACCAGCAAGCCACCCTGCCCATCCGGGTCCAACTCATGGTCGCCGCGGACCAGCTCCGCCCAGCGGCAGGCCACCCGTCCGACAACATCGACCGCGCCGTCCAGTTGGGCCTGCGCACCGGCCTTGGCGACGACCGCCTGTCCATCGGCGCCCTGAAGGTCTTCACCGACGGCGGCATGATCGCCAGAACCGCGGCCCTGACCGAGCCCTACGAAGGCACCACCAACACCGGCCAGCTCCAAGACGACCCGGACCGGATGCGGTCCTGGATCCAGGACGGCCACCGCGCGGGCTGGCAACTGGCCGTCCACGCCATCGGCGACCGCGCGGTCGACTTCGCCCTGGACGCCCTGGAATCGGCCCTGACCGACCACCCCAGGCCCGACCACCGCCACCGGATCGAGCACTGCGGCCTGGTCCGCCCCGACCAGCTGGGCAGGATCGCCGCCCTAGGCGTGATCCCGGTGGTCCAACCCACTTTCCTGTGGGCGTACGGCGACGACTACGCCAAGATCACCGGCCCCCGAGCCCCGTGGATGTACCGAGGCCGCTCCTTCCTGGACCACAACATCCCCCTGGCGGGCAGCTCGGACCGCCCGGTGGCCGACGGCAACCCGCTGCGGGCCGTCCAATTCCTGGTGGAACGCCAATCCCGCACCGGCCAGCCGATCGGCCCGGACGAGGCCCTGACCGTCGAGCAGGCCCTGCGCGCGCACACCGCGGGCGCGGCCTACGCGTGCAGACGCGACCACGACCTGGGCACGATCGAGGAGGGCAAACTGGCCGACTTCGCCATCCTCGAAGACGACCCACGCGCAGTCGCCCCCACCCGCATCGCCACCATCCCCCTGGCGGCAACGGTCGTGAACGGCGAATTCGCCCACGACCCGGCAGGCCTGACCTGA
- a CDS encoding HNH endonuclease family protein, protein MSGKRTTVVAVLLLALTGCQGVLDGQLPTTSSQQQPPAANSGQAAQQLAGLTIAAEAKMAGYSRERFPHWAGQGDSCDTREVVLRQQGSTVQTDGECKATSGTWVSVYDGVEVTKAGDLDIDHTVPLAEAWRSGADKWDEEKRKAFANDLGGVQLIAVTAKTNRAKGDQDPAKWMPPKQDYACTYVAHWIQVKAQYALTVDQAEHDALAGVLAKC, encoded by the coding sequence ATGAGCGGCAAGCGGACGACAGTCGTGGCGGTGCTCCTCCTGGCCCTGACGGGCTGCCAGGGCGTGCTGGACGGCCAACTGCCCACAACGTCCTCCCAGCAGCAGCCGCCCGCGGCGAACAGCGGCCAGGCCGCCCAGCAGCTGGCCGGGCTGACCATCGCCGCCGAGGCCAAGATGGCGGGCTACAGCCGGGAGCGGTTCCCGCACTGGGCGGGCCAGGGCGACTCCTGCGACACCCGCGAGGTCGTCCTGCGCCAGCAGGGGTCCACCGTGCAGACCGACGGCGAGTGCAAGGCCACCTCGGGCACGTGGGTCAGCGTCTACGACGGCGTCGAGGTGACCAAGGCCGGTGACCTCGACATCGACCACACGGTGCCGCTGGCCGAGGCGTGGCGCTCGGGCGCGGACAAGTGGGACGAGGAGAAGCGCAAGGCGTTCGCGAACGACCTGGGCGGCGTGCAGCTGATCGCGGTGACCGCGAAGACCAACCGCGCCAAGGGCGACCAGGACCCGGCCAAGTGGATGCCGCCGAAGCAGGACTACGCCTGCACCTACGTGGCGCACTGGATCCAGGTGAAGGCGCAGTACGCGCTGACCGTCGACCAGGCCGAGCACGACGCGCTGGCGGGCGTGCTCGCCAAGTGCTGA
- a CDS encoding ATP-dependent Clp protease proteolytic subunit, translated as MNPNHLPQARYVLPSFVERTSYGVKESNPYNKLFEERIIFLGVQVDDTSANDVMAQLLVLESDDPDRDIYMYINSPGGSFTALMAIYDTMQFVRPDIRTVCLGQASSAAAVLLAAGTPGKRTALPNARVMIHQPAMGGVRGQVSDLEIQAAEITRMRTQMEEALSRHTGRTVEQVHTDIDRDRILTAAEAQEYGIIDEVMPYRKLSAKR; from the coding sequence ATGAACCCGAACCACCTGCCGCAGGCCAGGTACGTGCTCCCGTCGTTCGTCGAGCGCACGAGCTACGGCGTCAAGGAGTCCAACCCGTACAACAAGCTGTTCGAGGAGCGCATCATCTTCCTCGGCGTGCAGGTGGACGACACCTCGGCGAACGACGTCATGGCGCAGCTGCTCGTGCTGGAGTCAGACGACCCGGACCGCGACATCTACATGTACATCAACTCGCCGGGTGGCTCGTTCACCGCGCTGATGGCGATCTACGACACCATGCAGTTCGTCCGCCCCGACATCCGCACGGTCTGCCTGGGCCAGGCGTCCTCGGCGGCGGCGGTCCTGCTGGCGGCGGGCACGCCGGGCAAGCGCACGGCCCTGCCGAACGCGCGCGTGATGATCCACCAGCCCGCGATGGGCGGCGTCCGCGGCCAGGTCTCCGACCTGGAGATCCAGGCGGCGGAGATCACCCGGATGCGCACCCAGATGGAAGAGGCGCTGAGCAGGCACACGGGCCGCACCGTCGAGCAGGTCCACACCGACATCGACCGCGACCGAATCCTGACCGCTGCGGAGGCGCAGGAGTACGGGATCATCGACGAGGTCATGCCGTACCGGAAGCTGTCGGCGAAGCGCTGA
- a CDS encoding methionyl-tRNA formyltransferase, whose translation MRVVMFGYQTWGHRTLQALLDSEHEVALVVTHPKSDHAYERIWSDSVADLAEEHGIEVLIRERPDDEELLTRLKEVDPDVIVATNWRTWIPPKVFNLPKRGTLNVHDSLLPAYAGFSPLIWALINDEKEVGVTAHMMDDTLDAGDVVLQRAVPVGPRDTTADLFHKTLELFGPITVDGLAELASGRTEFTPQDRSRASFFHKRSEEDLRVDWTWTAEELDRLVRAQCAPYPSAYAFHRGRRLEIVEAEVSRENYGGTPGRIFYREGDGVAIVAGPEARRGRGRALLVKRVRTDEGVELGATEYFTHMGGYLTSRPQ comes from the coding sequence ATGCGGGTCGTCATGTTCGGCTACCAGACCTGGGGGCACCGCACGCTCCAGGCGCTCCTGGACTCCGAGCACGAGGTGGCGCTCGTCGTCACCCACCCGAAGAGCGACCACGCCTACGAGCGGATCTGGAGCGACTCGGTCGCCGATCTCGCCGAGGAGCACGGCATCGAGGTGCTGATCCGCGAGCGGCCGGACGACGAGGAGCTGCTGACCCGCCTCAAGGAGGTCGACCCGGACGTCATCGTGGCGACGAACTGGCGCACCTGGATTCCCCCGAAGGTGTTCAACCTCCCCAAGCGGGGGACGCTGAACGTGCACGACTCGCTGCTCCCCGCCTACGCCGGGTTCTCGCCGCTGATCTGGGCGCTGATCAACGACGAGAAGGAGGTCGGCGTCACCGCGCACATGATGGACGACACCCTCGACGCCGGGGACGTCGTGCTCCAGCGCGCCGTGCCGGTCGGGCCGCGCGACACCACCGCCGACCTGTTCCACAAGACCCTGGAGCTGTTCGGGCCGATCACCGTCGACGGGCTGGCCGAGCTGGCCTCCGGGCGCACCGAGTTCACCCCGCAGGACCGCTCCAGGGCGAGCTTCTTCCACAAGCGCTCCGAGGAGGACCTGCGCGTCGACTGGACCTGGACCGCCGAGGAGCTGGACCGCCTCGTGCGGGCGCAGTGCGCGCCGTACCCGAGCGCCTACGCGTTCCACCGGGGCCGCAGGCTGGAGATCGTGGAGGCCGAGGTGTCGCGGGAGAACTACGGCGGCACGCCGGGCCGGATCTTCTACCGCGAGGGCGACGGCGTCGCGATCGTCGCCGGCCCGGAGGCCAGGCGCGGGCGCGGTCGGGCGCTGCTGGTGAAGCGGGTCCGCACCGACGAGGGCGTCGAGCTGGGCGCCACCGAGTACTTCACCCATATGGGCGGCTACCTCACCAGCCGTCCGCAGTAG
- a CDS encoding ClpP family protease: MNARNNLTLPRMASTGGMTLTDSVFEQLLRSRIVFLGSEVNDEVANRLTAQLLLLSAEDPKSDIKFYINSPGGSVTAGMAIYDTMQLIEPDVQTWGMGMVASMGQFLLSSGTPGKRYLLPHTRVLMHQPSAGVGGTATDIAIQAEAFAYTKRQMAEITAQQTGQTFERITADADRDRWFTAEEALEYGFVDHILNREELTRSSVS, from the coding sequence ATGAACGCACGGAACAACCTCACGCTGCCGCGCATGGCGTCGACCGGCGGCATGACGCTCACCGACTCCGTCTTCGAGCAGCTTCTCCGGTCGCGGATCGTCTTCCTGGGCTCCGAGGTCAACGACGAGGTGGCCAACCGGCTCACCGCGCAGCTGCTGCTGCTGTCCGCCGAGGACCCGAAGTCGGACATCAAGTTCTACATCAACTCCCCCGGCGGCTCGGTCACCGCGGGCATGGCGATCTACGACACCATGCAGCTCATCGAGCCGGACGTGCAGACGTGGGGCATGGGCATGGTCGCGTCGATGGGGCAGTTCCTGCTGTCCTCGGGCACGCCCGGCAAGCGCTACCTGCTCCCGCACACCCGCGTGCTGATGCACCAGCCGTCCGCGGGCGTCGGCGGCACCGCCACCGACATCGCCATCCAGGCCGAGGCGTTCGCCTACACCAAGCGGCAGATGGCGGAGATCACCGCGCAGCAGACCGGTCAGACCTTCGAGCGGATCACCGCGGACGCCGACCGCGACCGCTGGTTCACCGCCGAGGAAGCCCTGGAGTACGGCTTCGTGGACCACATCCTCAACCGCGAGGAGCTCACCCGCTCGTCGGTCAGCTGA